One window of the Oceanicaulis sp. genome contains the following:
- a CDS encoding DUF2793 domain-containing protein: MSDLTPRLGLPWLMPAQAQKHVTVNEALGRLDALVQARAVSRTAADEPAEPEEGDAWILPAAPSGAAWDGFAEHDLVWFQDGAWRRAAPQTGLVAFVEDAAELVVFDGSDWRSLADTLASLANLESLGVGTAPDASNPFAAKLNAALWTARYAAEGGSGDLRYTLNKEAPGGVLSLLMQSNWSGRAEFGLVGGDDVSLRVSPDGTSWTEALSVDRATGAVAIAEAAVSGGSVTGLAELALAEGGALTLGDGLADLVRRDRLGTAAFFDAEAFRLSPVIEASGAIDLSPDDLGRLIVKTGAGAVRLPDGAILPSGWRVRVKNRSGAAVDLDPGASGTVDGAAPGAALSLADGAAAELVHAGANDWESV, from the coding sequence GTCACGGTGAACGAGGCGCTCGGCCGGCTCGACGCGCTGGTCCAGGCCCGCGCTGTCAGCCGGACCGCCGCCGACGAACCCGCCGAGCCCGAAGAGGGCGACGCATGGATCCTGCCCGCTGCGCCGTCCGGCGCGGCGTGGGACGGCTTCGCAGAGCACGACCTCGTCTGGTTTCAGGACGGCGCCTGGCGGCGTGCGGCGCCGCAGACCGGTCTCGTGGCGTTTGTGGAGGACGCGGCCGAACTTGTGGTGTTCGACGGATCGGACTGGCGCTCGCTCGCCGACACGCTGGCGTCGCTGGCGAACCTCGAAAGCCTCGGGGTGGGCACCGCGCCGGACGCCTCGAACCCCTTCGCCGCCAAGCTTAACGCTGCGCTCTGGACCGCGCGCTACGCGGCCGAGGGCGGCAGCGGGGATCTGCGCTACACGCTCAACAAGGAAGCGCCGGGCGGCGTGCTCTCCCTGCTCATGCAGTCGAACTGGTCGGGCCGGGCGGAGTTCGGGCTCGTCGGCGGCGACGACGTCTCGCTGCGGGTCTCTCCCGACGGGACGAGCTGGACCGAGGCGCTGTCGGTCGACCGGGCGACCGGTGCGGTCGCCATCGCCGAGGCCGCCGTGTCGGGCGGGTCGGTGACCGGGCTGGCCGAGCTTGCGCTGGCCGAGGGCGGGGCGCTGACCCTGGGCGACGGCCTCGCCGATCTCGTCCGCCGCGACCGGCTGGGCACGGCGGCTTTCTTCGACGCCGAGGCCTTCAGGCTCTCGCCAGTTATCGAAGCGTCCGGCGCGATCGACCTCTCCCCCGACGATCTCGGGCGGCTGATCGTGAAGACCGGCGCAGGCGCGGTACGCCTGCCCGACGGCGCGATCCTGCCCTCAGGCTGGCGCGTGCGGGTCAAGAACCGGTCCGGCGCGGCGGTCGATCTCGATCCCGGCGCGAGCGGAACCGTCGACGGCGCGGCCCCCGGCGCCGCGCTCAGCCTCGCCGACGGCGCAGCCGCCGA